One Lucilia cuprina isolate Lc7/37 chromosome 4, ASM2204524v1, whole genome shotgun sequence DNA segment encodes these proteins:
- the LOC111681829 gene encoding mannose-1-phosphate guanyltransferase beta: MCGSTPPVTKGTRALILVGGYGTRLRPLTLSTPKPLVEFANKPILLHQLEALVAAGCTQVILAVSYRAEQMEKELKIEAEKLGVELIFSHETEPLGTAGPLALAKHILNASTEPFYVLNSDVICDFPFKQLEQYHRNHGKEGTIVVTKVEEPSKYGVVLYDDQGCIKSFIEKPQEFVSNKINAGIYIFNPSVLDRIEVKPTSIEKEIFPVMAEQQQLFVMELPGFWMDIGQPKDFLTGMCLYLSSLRQKQSTNLYTGPGVVGNVIVDPSAKIGQGCRIGPNVTIGPDVIIEDGVCIKRSTILKGAIVKSHSWLDSCIVGWRSIVGRWVRLEGTTVLGEDVIVKDEIYINGGQVLPHKNIAASVPEPQIIM, encoded by the exons ATGTGTGGTTCTACTCCGCCCGTAACAAAAGGCACTCGTGCCCTGATTCTAGTGGGAGGTTATGGCACCCGTTTAAGGCCCTTAACATTGAGTACACCAAAACCTTTGGTGGAGTTTGCCAACAAACCCATTCTATTGCATCAGCTGGAAGCTTTAGTGGCTGCTGGCTGCACACAG gtAATTTTGGCTGTCTCCTATCGCGCCGAACAAATggaaaaagaacttaaaatcgAGGCTGAAAAACTGGGCGTTGAACTTATATTTAGCCATGAAACAGAACCCTTGGGCACGGCTGGACCTTTGGCCTTAGCCAAACACATACTAAATGCCAGCACAGAACCTTTCTATGTACTCAACTCAGATGTTATCTGTGATTTTCCCTTCAAACAGTTAGAACAGTATCATCGTAATCATGGCAAAGAGGGCACCATAGTGGTGACCAAAGTAGAGGAACCCTCAAAGTATGGTGTTGTTTTATATGATGACCAAGGCTGTATTAAGAGTTTCATAGAGAAACCTCAAGAGTTTGTTAGTAATAAAATCAATGCTGGCATTTATATATTCAATCCCTCGGTATTGGATCGCATTGAAGTGAAACCTACTTCCattgaaaaggaaattttccCCGTTATGGCTGAACAGCAGCAATTGTTTGTCATGGAGTTGCCTGGTTTCTGGATGGATATTGGCCAACctaaagattttttaacag gcATGTGTCTCTATCTTTCGTCTTTGCGACAAAAACAATCAACGAATCTTTACACCGGTCCAGGCGTTGTTGGCAACGTTATAGTGGATCCTAGTGCTAAAATTGGTCAAGGTTGTCGCATTGGTCCAAATGTTACAATCGGTCCAGATGTCATCATAGAAGATGGTGTTTGTATTAAACGTTCAACGATATTAAAAGGTGCCATTGTCAAGTCACATTCTTGGTTAGATTCTTGTATTGTGGGTTGGCGTTCGATTGTCGGACGTTGGGTGCGTTTAGAGGGTACTACGGTATTGGGTGAAGATGTTATTGTCAAAGATGAAATCTATATAAATGGTGGTCAGGTATTGCCACATAAAAATATCGCTGCCAGTGTACCAGAACCTCAaattattatgtaa
- the LOC111681831 gene encoding Bardet-Biedl syndrome 5 protein homolog, whose amino-acid sequence METIEPFSLLWEDKEIKFDTAHVQKRLRNGEKVLSTIYYIEDTKGNPGDSGRLLATNLRLIWYSLVHKKFNLSIGYGRIANMNTKTVTNKSRGNCLALYILAIGGSTRFEFLFTDVSGETERKHKPIFQSVFDIYHLYQRTYLYRDLKLRGAILQSGQLIILPQEQVFNKVEGVWNLSSDQGNLGCFVVSNIRIVWYADANETFNISLPYMQIANIRIRESKYGPALVIQTAETGGGYVLGFRIDPPERLTEIFQELISLHSVFTENPNFGIAYESSELEKQNVSANAQRKEIRIEEFQEIDERQEKEINSKLNTYLAEGSLSVGEEKPPREPVYCKELGFAMERIRDGYKLKDLWDVLPQQMILVEEE is encoded by the exons ATGGAAACCATAGAACCATTCAGTTTATTGTGGGAGGATAAAGAAATCAAATTTGATACCGCCCATGT tcaAAAACGTCTACGTAATGGTGAAAAAGTATTATCCACTATTTATTATATTGAGGATACTAAAGGAAATCCCGGAGATTCGGGACGTTTATTGGCAACAAATTTGCGTTTGATTTGGTATTCTTTGGTCCATAAAAAGTTTAATCTTT CCATTGGTTATGGTCGTATTGCCAATATGAATACCAAAACTGTAACGAATAAAAGCCGAGGAAATTGTTTggctttatatattttagctATAGGAGGCAGCACAAGATTTGAGTTTCTTTTTACGGACGTATCAGGGGAAACGGAGCGAAAACATAAACCTATATTCCAAAGTGTTTTCGATATATATCA CTTATATCAACGCACCTATTTGTATCGCGATTTAAAGTTACGTGGTGCCATTTTACAATCGGGTCAATTGATTATTTTACCCCAAGAACAGGTATTCAATAAAGTCGAAGGTGTTTGGAATCTATCAAGTGATCAAGGTAATTTAGGTTGTTTTGTGGTCAGCAATATACGTATCGTTTGGTATGCTGATGCCAATGAGACTTTCAATATAAGTTTACCCTATATGCAAATAGCTAAT ATACGCATACGAGAATCTAAATATGGTCCAGCTTTAGTAATACAAACCGCTGAAACCGGTGGTGGTTATGTTTTAGGTTTTCGCATTGATCCTCCCGAACGTTTAACGGAAATTTTCCAAGAACTTATTTCTTTACATTCGGTTTTTACGGAAAATCCTAATTTTGGTATTGCCTATGAAAGTTCAGAATTGGAAAAACAAAATGTCTCGGCAAATGCTCAACGTAAAGAGATACGCATTGAGGAATTTCAAGAGATCGATGAACGTCAGGAGAAAGAAAtcaattctaaattaaatacttatttgGCAGAGGGTAGTTTGTCGGTGGGTGAGGAGAAACCACCGCGTGAACCGGTCTATTGTAAGGAATTGGGTTTTGCTATGGAACGTATACGTGATGGTTATAAGCTGAAAGATTTATGGGATGTTTTGCCGCAGCAAATGATATTGGTGGAAGAGGAATGA